In a single window of the Hoyosella subflava DQS3-9A1 genome:
- a CDS encoding LLM class flavin-dependent oxidoreductase: MQFGIFSVSDITRNPVSGTTPSEAERIDAVVQIAQKAEEVGLDVFAIGEHHNPPFFSSSPTTLLAHIAALTQRLIVTTATTLITTNDPVKIAEDYAMLQHLSKGRMDLMLGRGNTAPVYPWFGQDIRQGLQLALENYNLLHRLWREDVVDWEGNFRAPLQGFTSTPRPLDDVPPFVWHGSIRTPEIAEQAAYYGNGFFANHIFWPTSHSKRLIDFYRQRFEHYGHGTAKQAIVGLGGQAFIAKKSQDAWKEFRPYFNEAPVYGHGPTMEEFAEMTPLSVGSPQEVIDKTLTFHDEIGDYQRQLFLIDHAGLPLNVVLDQLELLGGEVVPVLRKELASRRDPESGDAPTHSGRVTAKYGDRPARQPRPNANRGDNLTGTSPYQDSRDVKAGK, encoded by the coding sequence ATGCAGTTCGGAATCTTCTCGGTGAGTGACATCACCCGCAATCCTGTAAGCGGCACGACCCCCAGTGAGGCCGAACGCATCGACGCCGTCGTTCAGATTGCGCAAAAGGCCGAGGAAGTGGGGCTGGACGTGTTCGCGATCGGTGAGCATCACAATCCGCCGTTCTTCTCATCCTCACCAACGACACTGCTCGCACACATCGCTGCCCTCACGCAACGACTCATCGTTACCACTGCGACAACGCTGATCACCACCAACGACCCGGTGAAGATCGCAGAGGACTACGCGATGCTGCAGCACCTCTCGAAGGGGCGGATGGATTTGATGCTGGGCCGTGGCAACACTGCGCCCGTGTATCCGTGGTTCGGTCAGGACATCCGTCAGGGCCTGCAGCTTGCGCTGGAGAACTACAACCTCCTGCACCGGTTGTGGCGCGAAGATGTCGTCGACTGGGAAGGTAACTTCCGCGCACCCTTGCAGGGATTCACCTCGACGCCGCGTCCGCTCGATGATGTACCGCCGTTCGTGTGGCACGGCTCGATCCGTACCCCAGAGATTGCGGAGCAGGCTGCCTATTACGGCAATGGGTTCTTCGCCAACCACATCTTCTGGCCGACCTCACATTCGAAGCGGCTAATCGACTTCTACAGGCAGCGCTTCGAACATTATGGCCACGGAACCGCAAAGCAGGCCATCGTCGGACTCGGCGGCCAAGCCTTCATCGCGAAGAAGTCACAGGACGCGTGGAAGGAATTCCGCCCTTACTTCAATGAGGCCCCCGTCTACGGCCATGGGCCCACAATGGAAGAGTTCGCCGAGATGACACCGCTCTCCGTCGGAAGTCCTCAGGAAGTCATCGACAAGACACTGACGTTCCACGACGAGATCGGCGACTATCAGCGGCAGCTTTTCCTGATTGACCATGCTGGCTTGCCACTGAATGTCGTCCTCGATCAGCTCGAGTTGCTCGGCGGGGAAGTCGTGCCCGTTCTCCGCAAAGAACTCGCGTCGCGCCGTGACCCTGAATCAGGCGATGCGCCAACGCATTCAGGACGCGTGACGGCTAAGTATGGTGACAGGCCTGCTCGGCAGCCTCGCCCGAACGCGAACCGGGGCGACAACCTCACGGGAACTTCCCCCTACCAGGACAGTCGAGACGTCAAGGCTGGCAAGTAA